A genomic window from Salvelinus namaycush isolate Seneca chromosome 5, SaNama_1.0, whole genome shotgun sequence includes:
- the LOC120047026 gene encoding protocadherin alpha-3-like, translating to MGDGRQRRRWEYWWVAVRFSLLLCFGEQVSAQIRYSIPEEVKEGSVVGNVAKDLGLDVSTLVERRFRIVSGSKDALFHVNQNNGVLYVHKNMDREELCGGNGACLMDLKMVVENPLEIHYIGVEITDVNDHSPSFAEKDVQLQIAENTLMGARFELQTARDLDIEINAVRVYRLSQNDHFDLEVKDNGEEDKLLFLVLSKPLDREQNCKHELLLTAVDGGNPPKSGLLNVTVIVLDTNDNRPVFNQDIYSVSLKENSPIGTIVTAVNASDADAGLNGAVEYSLGRAVKRKVYDIFQLDSVTGEIKVKGEVDFEENEVYRLNVQASDKGQPPLTVDCRVIIKVVDVNDNKPEIDVTSLSNTIGEDSKPGTVISLVSVTDKDSGINGNVISTITDNVPFELKPSFKDNVFSIVTKGRLDREFVSHYDITITATDCGQPPLSTFKTLSVQISDVNDNSPEFSQNPFELYLVENNAPGASIFSVSACDKDLNENAAISYHIVREGTQNDMASFLNINSDNGDISALKSFDFETLKTFQFQVVATDSGTPLKSSNVTVNVFILDQNDNAPVILYPVSANGSAEGVEEIPRNVNADHLVTKVRAYDADIGYNGWLLFSLQEVTDHSLFALDRYTGQIMTLRSFTETDEAEHKLVILVKDNGNVSLSATATVTINVVEPKEAFAASDVKSSVKDDEEENSVTFYLIITLGSVSTLFLISIVVLIVMQCSKPTDYSSKYLQDVNNDGTLCHSIQYRSGDKRYMLVGPRMSIGSTIVPGSNGNTLVLQEQRSRASGEN from the exons ATGGGAGATGGAAGACAAAGGCGCAGATGGGAGTACTGGTGGGTTGCTGTGCGTTTCTCTCTGCTGCTGTGCTTCGGAGAGCAGGTTTCAGCACAGATAAGGTACTCTATTCCAGAGGAGGTGAAAGAGGGATCTGTTGTTGGAAATGTTGCTAAGGATTTGGGTCTTGACGTCAGTACTTTGGTGGAGAGACGGTTTCGTATCGTTTCTGGATCTAAGGACGCTCTTTTCCACGTAAATCAGAACAATGGCGTCTTGTATGTTCATAAAAACATGGACCGAGAGGAGCTCTGTGGTGGCAATGGCGCTTGCTTGAtggacctgaaaatggttgttgaAAATCCTCTAGAAATTCACTATATCGGGGTAGAAATAACGGATGTTAATGACCACTCGCCCAGTTTTGCTGAAAAAGACGTACAGTTGCAAATAGCTGAGAATACCCTCATGGGGGCACGCTTTGAACTCCAGACAGCGCGTGATTTAGACATTGAAATCAATGCTGTCCGTGTGTACAGGTTGAGCCAGAATGATCATTTTGATTTAGAAGTGAAAGACAATGGGGAGGAGGATAAACTTCTGTTTTTAGTTTTAAGTAAGCCACTTGACAGAGAGCAAAATTGCAAGCATGAATTATTGTTGACTGCAGTCGATGGAGGTAATCCACCGAAGTCAGGTTTACTTAATGTAACTGTCATAGTTCTGGACACCAATGATAATCGACCTGTTTTTAATCAAGACATATATTCCGTTTCTTTAAAGGAGAATTCCCCAATTGGCACAATTGTTACCGCTGTTAATGCGTCTGATGCTGATGCCGGTTTAAATGGTGCGGTAGAATACTCTCTGGGAAGAGCAGTGAAACGTAAAGTATATGACATTTTCCAGTTGGACAGCGTTACTGGTGAGATTAAAGTGAAAGGTGAAGTTGACTTTGAGGAAAATGAGGTTTACCGATTAAATGTACAGGCGTCTGATAAAGGTCAGCCTCCTCTGACTGTTGACTGTAGAGTTATTATAAAGGTAGTAGATGTGAATGACAATAAACCAGAGATTGATGTAACATCCCTCTCCAATACAATAGGTGAAGATTCAAAACCAGGAACTGTTATTTCTCTAGTTAGTGTGACAGATAAAGATTCTGGGATTAATGGTAATGTCATATCTACAATAACAGACAACGTGCCATTTGAATTAAAACCTTCATTTAAGGACAATGTGTTTTCTATCGTCACAAAGGGACGTTTAGACAGAGAATTCGTgtcccattatgacatcacaataacAGCCACTGACTGTGGTCAGCCTCCTCTGTCCACATTCAAAACTCTGAGCGTCCAGATATCAGATGTGAACGATAACAGTCCAGAATTCTCCCAAAACCCCTTTGAGCTGTACTTAGTGGAAAATAACGCTCCTGGTGCATCGATATTCTCTGTAAGCGCTTGTGATAAAGACTTGAATGAAAATGCTGCGATTTCATATCACATAGTAAGAGAAGGGACACAGAATGATATGGCATCTTTCCTGAATATAAATTCTGATAATGGAGATATCTCCGCGCTGAAAAGCTTTGACTTTGAAACTCTGAAAACATTCCAATTCCAAGTTGTAGCTACAGACTCTGGAACTCCGTTAAAAAGCAGCAACGTCACAGTTAACGTGTTCATTCTGGATCAGAACGACAACGCTCCAGTGATCTTGTATCCAGTCAGCGCCAACGGTTCCgctgaaggtgtggaggagattCCCCGCAATGTGAACGCAGACCATTTGGTGACTAAAGTGAGAGCCTATGACGCTGATATAGGATATAACGGCTGGTTATTATTTTCACTGCAGGAAGTTACTGACCACAGTCTCTTTGCTTTGGACCGCTATACGGGACAGATAATGACACTTCGGTCATTCACAGAGACAGACGAGGCTGAGCATAAACTGGTCATACTGGTAAAAGACAATGGGAACGTTTCACTCTCAGCAACAGCTACTGTGACTATCAACGTCGTGGAGCCCAAAGAGGCTTTTGCAGCTTCTGATGTTAAAAGTTCAGTAAAAgatgacgaggaggagaacagcgttacattttatttgatcatTACTTTGGGGTCAGTTTCAACGCTTTTTCTCATCAGTATCGTCGTGTTGATTGTAATGCAGTGCTCCAAACCCACAGACTATTCCTCCAAGTATTTACAAGATGTGAATAACGACGGGACACTGTGCCACAGCATCCAGTACAGATCCGGAGACAAACGGTACATGTTAGTTGGACCCAGAATGAGTATAGGTTCTACTATTGTCCCGGGCAGCAATGGGAATACTCTAGTGTTACAAGAACAGAGGAGCAGAGCTTCTGGAGAG AACTGA
- the LOC120047027 gene encoding protocadherin alpha-7-like — translation MGGGGQRRRWEYWWVAVRFSLLLCFGEQVSAQIRYSIPEEVKEGSVVGNVAKDLGLDVSTLVERRFRIVSESDEALFQANQNNGVLYVRKNIDREELCDVNGVCSIDLKVVVENPLEVHYVGIEITDVNDHSPSFAEKYLHLDIAENTPPGTRFELQTARDADVGLNSVCIYKLSSNAHFELELIDNGDEDKVPFLIIRKAIDREQNAMYSFILTAIDGGNPPRSGTLNVTVTILDTNDNRPICGKDLYTVTIQENAPIGTPVLTIKATDTDEGQNGEIEYALGRNIKRKVHDTFHLNSLTGEIRVIGPVDFEENEFYKLTVQASDKGQPPLSVDCRVVITITDVNDNKPEIGVTSLSNMISEDSKPGTVISLISLTDKDSGNNGKVLLKISENIPFELKPSFKENVYSFVTKGRLNRELFSHYDVTITATDFGQPPLSTSKTLSVQISDVNDNSPEFTQNPLELYLVENNAPGRAIFSVSASDKDLNENAAISYHIVRGEGTQNDMASFLNINSENGHISALKSFDFEILKTFQFQVVATDSGTPPLSSNVTVNVYILDQNDNAPVILYPVSANGSAEGVEEIPRNVNAGHLVTKVRAYDADIGYNGWLLFSLQEVTDHSLFALDRYTGQIRTLRSFTETDEAEHKLVILVKDNGNVSLSATATVIIKVVEPKEAFAASDVKSSVKDEEENSVTFYLIITLGSVSTLFLISIVVLIVMQCSKPTDYSSKYLQDANNDGTLCHSIQYKSGDKRYMLVGPRMSIGSTIVPGSNGNTLVLSEHRRASGEMW, via the exons atgggaggaggaggacaaaggCGCAGATGGGAGTACTGGTGGGTTGCTGTGCGTTTCTCTCTGCTGCTGTGCTTCGGAGAGCAGGTTTCAGCACAGATAAGGTACTCTATTCCAGAGGAGGTGAAAGAGGGATCTGTTGTTGGAAATGTTGCTAAGGATTTGGGTCTTGACGTCAGTACTTTGGTGGAGAGACGGTTTCGTATCGTTTCTGAATCTGATGAAGCTCTTTTCCAGGCAAATCAGAACAATGGGGTCTTGTACGTTCGTAAGAATATCGATAGAGAGGAGCTATGTGATGTCAATGGCGTGTGTTCGATAGACTTAAAAGTCGTTGTTGAAAACCCCTTAGAGGTCCATTATGTGGGTATAGAAATAACGGATGTAAATGACCACTCGCCCAGTTTTGCTGAGAAATATCTACATTTAGACATAGCAGAAAATACCCCTCCTGGGACGCGCTTTGAACTCCAGACTGCACGTGATGCAGATGTAGGTTTGAATTCTGTGTGCATTTACAAGTTAAGTAGTAATGCTCATTTTGAATTGGAGTTAATTGATAATGGGGACGAAGACAAAGTTCCATTTTTAATCATAAGGAAAGCCATTGACAGAGAACAAAATGCAATGTATTCGTTCATTTTGACAGCTATAGATGGAGGCAACCCCCCAAGATCAGGTACTTTAAATGTCACAGTAACTATTCTTGATACAAACGACAATCGTCCAATTTGTGGGAAAGATCTTTACACTGTAACAATCCAGGAAAATGCACCCATTGGAACACCTGTATTAACCATAAAGGCCACTGATACAGATGAGGGACAAAATGGCGAAATTGAATATGCACTTGGTCGAAACATTAAGCGCAAAGTTCATGACACGTTTCATTTGAACAGTCTTACTGGTGAAATTCGTGTCATAGGTCCAGTAGACTTTGAAGAGAATGAGTTCTACAAACTAACAGTGCAAGCCTCTGATAAAGGACAACCCCCATTATCAGTTGACTGTAGAGTTGTCATCACGATAACGGATGTAAATGATAATAAACCAGAAATAGGGGTGACGTCGTTGTCTAACATGATATCTGAGGATTCGAAGCCTGGAACGGTCATATCTCTAATTAGTTTAACGGATAAAGACTCTGGTAACAACGGTAAAGTCCTACTGAAAATATCGGAGAATATCCCTTTTGAGTTAAAACCGTCATTTAAGGAGAATGTCTATTCCTTTGTCACAAAGGGGCGTTTAAATCGAGAACTTTTTTCCCATTATGACGTCACAATAACAGCTACTGATTTTGGTCAGCCTCCTCTGTCCACATCCAAAACTCTGAGCGTCCAGATATCAGATGTGAACGATAACAGTCCAGAATTCACCCAAAACCCCCTTGAGCTGTACTTAGTGGAAAATAACGCCCCTGGCAGAGCAATATTCTCTGTAAGCGCCTCTGATAAAGACTTAAATGAAAATGCTGCGATTTCATATCACATAGTTAGAGGTGAAGGGACACAAAATGATATGGCTTCTTTTCTGAACATCAATTCTGAAAACGGACATATTTCAGCTCTAAAAAGCTTTgactttgaaatcctcaaaactTTCCAATTCCAAGTTGTTGCTACAGACTCTGGAACTCCGCCGCTAAGCAGTAACGTCACAGTCAACGTGTACATTCTGGATCAGAACGACAACGCTCCAGTGATCTTATATCCAGTCAGCGCTAACGGTTCCgctgaaggtgtggaggagattCCCCGCAATGTGAACGCAGGCCATTTGGTGACTAAAGTGAGAGCCTATGACGCTGATATAGGATATAACGGCTGGTTATTATTTTCACTGCAGGAAGTTACTGACCACAGTCTCTTTGCTTTGGACCGCTATACAGGACAGATAAGGACACTTCGGTCATTCACAGAGACAGACGAGGCTGAGCATAAACTGGTCATACTGGTAAAAGACAATGGGAACGTTTCACTGTCAGCAACAGCTACTGTGATTATCAAGGTTGTGGAGCCCAAAGAGGCTTTTGCAGCTTCTGATGTTAAAAGTTCAGTAAAAGACGAAGAGGAGAACAGCgttacattttatttgatcatTACTTTGGGGTCAGTTTCAACGCTTTTTCTCATCAGTATCGTCGTGTTGATTGTAATGCAGTGCTCCAAACCCACAGACTATTCCTCCAAGTATTTACAAGATGCGAATAACGATGGGACATTGTGTCACAGCATCCAGTACAAATCCGGAGACAAACGGTACATGTTAGTTGGACCCAGAATGAGTATAGGTTCTACTATTGTCCCGGGCAGCAATGGGAATACTCTAGTGCTATCTGAACACAGAAGAGCTTCTGGAGAG ATGTGGTAA
- the LOC120047028 gene encoding protocadherin alpha-8-like, with protein MGDGGQRRRWEYCWVVLRFSLLLCLGEVSAQIRYSIPEEVKEGSVVGNVAKDLGLDVSTLVERRFRIVSGSKDALFHVNQNNGVLYVHENIDREELCDGNNACLINLKFAVENPLEIHYVSVEITDINDHSPIFPEKYQYLEMPENTFPGARFELQTARDVDVGPNSVRLYKLGQNAHFELQFIDSGEGDKIPFLILQKPLDREQNTKHMLLLTALDGGNPPKSGTLNITVTVLDVNDNRPICTQDEYSVTLPENALNGTIVIRVNATDADDGQNGVVEYTLGRTIKRKIHDIFELDHVTGEIQVKGQVDFEEKEVYRLNVQASDKGQPPTSVDCRVIIKIGDVNDNQPEIDVTSLSNTVSEDSKPGTVISLISVTDKDSGINGKVIASISEDMPFELKPSFQDNVYSIVTKGILDRELVSHYDITITATDCGQPPLSTFKSLSIQISDVNDNSPEFSQNPLQLYLVENNALGASIFSVSASDKDLNENAAISYHIVREGTQNDMASFLNINSDNGDISALKSFNFEILKTFQFQVVATDSGNPPLSSNVTVNVYILDQNDNTPVILYPVSANGSAEGVEEIPRNVNAGHLVTKVRAYDADIGYNGWLLFSLQEVTDHSLFALDRYTGQIRTLRSFTETDEAEHKLVILVKDNGNVSLSATATVIINVVEPKEAFAASDVKSSVKDEEENSATFYLIITLGSVSTLFLISIIVLIVMQCSKPTDYSSKYLQDVNNDGTLCHSIQYRSGDNRYMLVGPRMSIGSTIVPGSNGNTLVIPEHGSRASGEVRTIRLVTA; from the coding sequence ATGGGAGACGGAGGACAAAGGCGCAGATGGGAGTACTGCTGGGTTGTTCTGCGTTTCTCTTTGCTGCTCTGCTTGGGGGAGGTTTCAGCACAGATAAGGTACTCTATTCCAGAGGAGGTGAAAGAGGGGTCCGTTGTTGGAAATGTTGCTAAGGATTTGGGTCTTGACGTCAGTACTTTGGTGGAGAGACGGTTTCGTATCGTTTCTGGATCTAAGGACGCTCTTTTCCACGTAAATCAGAACAATGGcgtcttgtatgttcatgaaAATATCGACAGAGAGGAGCTCTGTGATGGCAATAATGCATGCTTGATAAACCTCAAATTCGCAGTTGAAAATCCCCTTGAAATACACTACGTCAGCGTAGAAATAACGGATATAAATGATCACTCTCCTATTTTCCCCGAAAAATATCAGTATCTAGAAATGCCAGAAAATACATTTCCAGGTGCGCGATTCGAACTCCAGACTGCGCGAGACGTAGACGTTGGACCCAATTCTGTTCGTTTGTATAAGTTAGGTCAAAATGCACATTTTGAACTACAGTTCATTGATAGTGGTGAAGGTGACAAAATACCATTTTTAATTTTGCAGAAGCCATTGGATAGAGAGCAAAACACCAAACATATGCTATTACTTACAGCGCTAGACGGAGGGAATCCACCTAAGTCAGGCACCTTGAATATCACTGTTACTGTTCTTGATGTAAATGACAACCGTCCCATCTGCACCCAAGACGAATACTCAGTAACATTGCCTGAGAACGCTCTAAATGGAACTATTGTCATCAGAGTAAACGCCACAGATGCTGACGATGGCCAAAATGGAGTAGTGGAATACACACTAGGCAGAACTATAAAGCGTAAAATACACGACATCTTTGAATTAGATCACGTAACTGGTGAAATTCAAGTCAAAGGCCAAGTGGATTTTGAAGAAAAGGAGGTTTACAGGTTAAATGTACAGGCGTCTGATAAGGGACAACCTCCAACAAGTGTGGATTGTAGAGTTATTATTAAAATAGGAGATGTTAATGATAACCAACCAGAAATAGATGTGACGTCCCTCTCGAACACGGTGTCGGAAGATTCTAAACCAGGAACTGTTATTTCTCTCATCAGTGTAACAGATAAAGATTCCGGGATTAATGGTAAAGTCATTGCTAGTATATCTGAAGACATGCCATTTGAATTAAAACCTTCATTTCAGGACAATGTGTATTCGATCGTCACAAAGGGGATCTTAGATCGAGAACTCGTgtcccattatgacatcacaataacAGCCACTGACTGTGGTCAGCCTCCTCTGTCCACATTCAAATCTCTGAGCATCCAGATATCAGATGTGAACGATAACAGTCCAGAATTCTCCCAAAACCCCCTTCAGCTGTACTTAGTGGAAAATAACGCCCTGGGTGCATCCATATTCTCTGTGAGCGCCTCTGATAAAGACTTGAATGAAAATGCTGCCATTTCATATCACATAGTAAGAGAAGGGACACAGAATGATATGGCATCTTTTCTGAATATCAATTCTGATAATGGAGATATTTCCGCGCTCAAAAGCTTTAACTTCGAAATCCTCAAAACGTTCCAATTCCAAGTTGTAGCTACAGACTCTGGAAATCCGCCGCTAAGCAGTAACGTCACAGTCAACGTGTACATTCTGGATCAGAACGACAACACTCCAGTGATCTTATATCCAGTCAGCGCTAACGGTTCCgctgaaggtgtggaggagattCCCCGCAATGTGAACGCAGGCCATTTGGTGACTAAAGTGAGAGCCTATGACGCTGATATAGGATATAACGGCTGGTTATTATTTTCACTGCAGGAAGTTACTGACCACAGTCTCTTTGCTTTGGACCGCTATACAGGACAGATAAGGACACTTCGGTCATTCACAGAGACAGACGAGGCTGAGCATAAACTGGTCATACTGGTAAAAGACAATGGGAACGTTTCACTGTCGGCAACAGCTACTGTGATTATCAACGTTGTGGAGCCCAAAGAGGCTTTTGCAGCTTCTGATGTTAAAAGTTCAGTaaaagacgaggaggagaacagcgCTACATTTTATTTGATCATTACTTTGGGGTCAGTTTCAACGCTTTTTCTCATCAGCATCATCGTGTTGATTGTAATGCAGTGCTCCAAACCCACAGACTATTCCTCCAAGTATTTACAAGATGTGAATAACGACGGGACACTGTGCCACAGCATCCAGTACAGATCCGGAGACAATCGGTACATGTTAGTTGGACCCAGAATGAGTATAGGTTCTACTATTGTCCCGGGAAGCAATGGAAATACTCTAGTGATACCTGAACACGGGAGCAGAGCTTCTGGAGAGGTAAGAACTATACGTTTAGTTACTGCATAG
- the LOC120047031 gene encoding protocadherin alpha-3-like, whose product MEQRGCGAWRERRQWVVFMVALVLFWSGASAQIRYSISEELKEGTVVGNVAKDLGIELSTLKDRGFRIVSGSTDPLFQVNQNDGILYMNRKIDREEVCERSSVCLINLKTVLENPLEIHYVAVEVLDVNDHSPSFPETEKRLEISESALPGARFQLPAARDWDGGQFSVQQYKFSHSEHFRVEVKDRGKDGKMPFLILQKQLDRETVKSHKLLLTAIDGGNPPRSGTIEITVEVLDVNDNTPLFTKNVYSVMLNENSPVGTTVIQVNATDLDDGVNGHVIYLFGNDVNSKIQKLFDLDAETGKITVRGQIDFEIQDSYEIDIQASDQGVAPLTTDKSVIIKIVDVNDNEPEIEVTSFSNAIPEDCRPGTTVALISVNDMDSGLNGKVICSINGEDVPFKLMPSLQDNIYSVVTKSPLDREKQAHYDVIILAKDAGQPSLTSVKTIIIVVSDVNDNSPEFSLSPYTFYVVENNDPGGSVFSVSASDRDINENALISYHILRGSDDEKKWAYFLNINSENGNILALKSFDFETLKMFQFQVVATDSGTPSQSSNVTVNVFILDQNDNAPVILYPVSANGSAEGVEEIPRNVNAGHLVTKVRAYDADIGYNGWLLFSLQEVTDHSLFALDRYTGQIRTLRSFTETDEAEHKLVILVKDNGNVSLSATATVIIKVVEPKEAFAASDVKSSVKDDEEENSVTFYLIITLGSVSTLFLISIIVLIVMQCSKPTDYSSKYLQDTNNDGTLCHSIQYRSGDNRYMLVGPRMSIGSTIVPGSNGNTVVLPEHRMRASGEVRRLPMLE is encoded by the exons ATGGAACAAAGAGGATGCGGGGCATGGCGGGAGCGACGGCAGTGGGTTGTGTTCATGGTTGCTTTGGTTCTCTTTTGGAGCGGAGCTTCTGCTCAGATAAGATACTCCATCTCTGAAGAGCTCAAGGAAGGAACTGTCGTGGGGAATGTAGCTAAGGATTTGGGAATAGAGCTGAGCACATTGAAGGATAGGGGATTTCGAATCGTATCTGGCTCGACTGATCCCCTTTTTCAGGTAAACCAGAATGACGGCATCTTGTATATGAACCGAAAAATAGACAGAGAGGAAGTGTGTGAACGGAGCAGCGTTTGTTTAATCAATCTGAAAACCGTTCTAGAGAACCCGCTGGAGATCCATTATGTCGCGGTGGAGGTGTTAGATGTTAACGACCATTCCCCCAGCTTTCCCGAGACAGAGAAACGGTTGGAGATTTCAGAATCTGCGTTACCGGGAGCGCGATTTCAGCTGCCAGCTGCGCGCGACTGGGATGGTGGCCAATTCTCTGTTCAACAATATAAATTCAGTCATAGTGAACATTTCCGTGTCGAGGTCAAAGACCGAGGTAAAGATGGTAAGATGCCGTTTTTGATTTTACAAAAGCAACTAGATAGAGAAACAGTAAAGAGCCACAAACTCCTCCTCACTGCCATTGATGGTGGAAATCCCCCGAGATCTGGAACTATTGAAATAACTGTCGAGGTATTAGATGTTAATgacaacacacctctattcacTAAAAATGTTTACTCTGTAATGTTAAATGAAAACTCTCCCGTAGGCACAACTGTTATTCAGGTCAACGCCACTGATTTAGATGACGGTGTCAACGGACATGTAATATACTTATTCGGTAATGACGTGAATAGCAAAATACAGAAACTTTTTGATTTAGATGCCGAAACTGGTAAAATAACGGTTCGAGGTCAAATCGATTTTGAGATACAAGATAGCTATGAGATTGACATACAAGCGTCCGATCAAGGAGTTGCTCCACTAACAACAGACAAAAGTGTGATCATAAAGATAGTTGACGTTAACGACAATGAACCCGAGATAGAAGTGACATCCTTTTCCAACGCCATTCCCGAGGATTGTAGACCCGGAACTACTGTCGCATTAATCAGTGTTAATGATATGGACTCTGGTCTCAATGGGAAAGTGATCTGCTCTATAAATGGCGAGGACGTCCCTTTTAAACTAATGCCGTCTTTACAGGACAACATATATTCTGTAGTCACCAAGTCACCACTGGATAGAGAGAAACAGGCTCATTATGACGTTATAATTTTAGCTAAAGACGCAGGCCAGCCTTCCTTGACATCTGTAAagactattattattgttgtatcAGATGTAAATGATAACAGTCCAGAGTTTTCACTGAGTCCTTATACTTTCTATGTCGTTGAGAATAACGACCCAGGAGGCTCAGTATTTTCAGTGAGTGCCTCAGATCGCGACATAAATGAAAACGCACTGATTTCATATCATATTCTGAGAGGCAGCGACGATGAGAAAAAATGGGCATATTTTCTTAATATTAATTCTGAAAATGGGAACATATTGGCTCTAAAAAGCTTTGACTTTGAAACCTTAAAAATGTTCCAATTCCAAGTTGTAGCTACAGACTCTGGAACTCCGTCACAAAGCAGTAACGTCACAGTCAACGTGTTCATTCTGGATCAAAACGACAACGCTCCAGTGATCTTGTATCCAGTCAGCGCTAACGGTTCtgctgaaggtgtggaggagattCCCCGCAATGTGAACGCAGGCCATTTGGTGACTAAAGTGAGAGCTTATGACGCTGATATAGGATATAACGGCTGGTTATTATTTTCGCTGCAGGAAGTTACTGACCACAGTCTCTTTGCTTTGGACCGCTATACTGGACAAATAAGGACACTTCGGTCATTCACAGAGACAGACGAGGCTGAGCATAAACTGGTCATACTGGTAAAAGACAATGGGAACGTTTCACTGTCAGCAACAGCTACTGTGATTATCAAGGTTGTGGAGCCCAAAGAGGCTTTTGCTGCTTCTGATGTTAAAAGTTCAGTAAAAgatgacgaggaggagaacagcgttacattttatttgatcatTACTTTGGGGTCAGTTTCAACGCTTTTTCTCATCAGCATCATCGTGTTGATTGTAATGCAGTGCTCCAAACCCACAGACTATTCCTCCAAGTATTTACAAGATACGAATAACGACGGGACACTGTGCCACAGCATCCAGTACAGATCCGGAGACAATCGGTACATGTTAGTTGGACCCAGAATGAGTATAGGTTCTACTATTGTCCCGGGCAGCAATGGGAATACTGTAGTTCTTCCCGAACACAGGATGAGAGCTTCTGGAGAGGTGAGGAGATTGCCAA TGCTGGAGTAG